The sequence below is a genomic window from Dyadobacter chenwenxiniae.
TGATTTTTGATCAGGGACGGAACGTAGGAGAACTTTACTTTTGCAGACTTCTCAATGCTGGCCAAAACACTTTTTAATTCCTGCTGATTCGCTTCAATGCTCACTTCCCGGTTGAGAAGCTCCTGCGCCAATCCATCGTTCGCAAACGACAGGCCGGTGAAGATCAGCGAAACGAAAAATGGAATGCATGTAACTTTTATCACAGTTACCAGAAATTTTAATGGTTTACTATTTTTTTTCATACACTAAAATTGGTTTGGGTTAGGAATATCAGGCTCTTAATCACAGCCTTCGCTCGAAACGATCACTTGCCCGTCGCTAACGCGATAGCTCGCCCCGATGGTCTGGCTGATGATGTCTAACTTCGTGAAAAATGGCTCATTACTTAGCTCAACATGCAGCGAACATTTCTCCATGACCGCGCTGTCGTACACAATGGGAATGCCGTAAACCTTTTCGAGTGTGGCAAATACTTTATGAATGGGCTGGTCCATGAACACAAATCCGGACTGGGTTTCGGGCTTGATGAGTTCTAGCGGCATGCTGGAAATGGATTTGGAAAGCAGGTTGTCCCTGGTCGAAAAAATCGCCTGCTGGTTGGGCGTCAGCAACAGTTCGGTGTTACGGCTGCGCTGATTATCAATATCCTTCATGGCTAACACCGAAACCCTGCCACTGCGGACGAGTACTTCAACATTTGTGTCCGTCGTTTTCACTAGAAAGCTGGTTCCTACCACGCGGGTCACAAGTCCGTGCGCGTATACGAAAAATGGATTCAGCGCATCTTTTTCCACCTCAAAAAAGGCTTCTCCGGACAAATACACCTCTCTTTTTCTGTTGTGTCTGAATGCTTCCGCATAGCTGATCCGACTTGCTGGCGAAAGGGCCACTACGCTGCCGTCCGGCAGTTTGACTGACATTTTTTGATTGGTGTGATTCACAACCTCTTTCATGGGCACCTGCACTTGCGACACATATTGCTTATAATCAGAAGCGGGTTGCTCCTTCTGCATCTTATGCGAAATCCCCCATCCTAT
It includes:
- a CDS encoding FecR family protein, which encodes MKNYDKYNLEDFLLDEDFRLWVTQHDQNASDFWTKIEGQYPEKKVVMQQARELLLTWNRNQSELSDDDLEIQVSRILASTGPRVTQPFQYRFTTTWISVAASALLIMGIGWGISHKMQKEQPASDYKQYVSQVQVPMKEVVNHTNQKMSVKLPDGSVVALSPASRISYAEAFRHNRKREVYLSGEAFFEVEKDALNPFFVYAHGLVTRVVGTSFLVKTTDTNVEVLVRSGRVSVLAMKDIDNQRSRNTELLLTPNQQAIFSTRDNLLSKSISSMPLELIKPETQSGFVFMDQPIHKVFATLEKVYGIPIVYDSAVMEKCSLHVELSNEPFFTKLDIISQTIGASYRVSDGQVIVSSEGCD